The following nucleotide sequence is from Pirellulales bacterium.
CACCGGTGGTGGTTTCCGGGCTGCCGAACATGACGCCGATCTTGTCACGAATCTGGTTGATGAAGATCACCGACGTGCGGCTTTTGGCGATCGCGGCCGTGAGCTTGCGTAGCGATTGGCTCATCAGCCGGGCTTGCAGGCCGACGTGCGTATCGCCGATTTCGCCATCGAGTTCCTTTTTGGGGACGAGGGCGGCCACGGAGTCGATGACGATCACATCGACGGCATTCGATTTGATAAGCATTTCGGTGATGTGCATCGCCTCTTCGCCGTAGCTCGGCTGGCTGACGAGCAACATTTCGAGGTCGACGCCGAGTTTCTTGGCCCAACTGGGATCGAGGGCGTGCTCGGCATCGATGAACGCGGCGATGCCGCCGGCCTTTTGGGCCTGGGCGACCACGTGCAGGGCGAGCGTCGTTTTGCCGCTCGATTCGGGGCCAAAGATTTCGATAATGCGGCCACGCGGAATGCCGCGGCCGCCGAGAGCGATATCGACCGAAAGGCTGCCGGTGGGGATGCCTTCGATCGGCGCGAGCTTGTCGGCGCCCAGCGGCATGATGGCGCCTTCGCCGAACTGCTTTTCGATGGCGGCGACGGTGTTGCGAAGTTCGACGCTGGATTCCAGGACGCCGGTTGGCTTGGGTTCGCCGCGTTTGGCGGCCTTTTTGGCGGATTTGTCTTTGTCAGGCTT
It contains:
- the recA gene encoding recombinase RecA, coding for MAKPDKDKSAKKAAKRGEPKPTGVLESSVELRNTVAAIEKQFGEGAIMPLGADKLAPIEGIPTGSLSVDIALGGRGIPRGRIIEIFGPESSGKTTLALHVVAQAQKAGGIAAFIDAEHALDPSWAKKLGVDLEMLLVSQPSYGEEAMHITEMLIKSNAVDVIVIDSVAALVPKKELDGEIGDTHVGLQARLMSQSLRKLTAAIAKSRTSVIFINQIRDKIGVMFGSPETTTG